The stretch of DNA CCCACGATGGTGATTCGCGGCGGACAATCGGGGACATTGCTTTAGCGGTGTCCTCACAAGCCGGCCATGGACGGCCGGCGAGAATGAGCGGGAGCCATGCCGGAACATCACTGAAAATTTTTTTCAGCTGTTCAAAGAACTTGAAGCTCATGAAGGAAAAGACGCCAGCTCTTCAGGCTTGAAAATCCCTTTTTCGGTAATAATACCGGTAATATATTTTGCCGGGGTCACATCAAAGGCCGGATTATAGACGGCCACCTCCGGCGGGGCGATATACTGTCCGCCGATGGCCAGCACTTCCTGCCGATCCCGTTCCTCAATGGGAATTTTTTCCCCGCTGTCCAGAGCGAAATCAATGGTTGAACCGGGCGCCGCCACATAAAAAGGAACCTGGTGTTCCCGGGCGATGATCGCCACCCCATAGGTGCCGATTTTATTGGCCGTATCACCATTGGCGGCAATCCGGTCAGCCCCGACTACCACCAGATCAACCATGCCCTTGCCGATGAAATAGGCGGCCATATTATCGGTAATCAGGGTTACTGGGATCCGCTCCCGCTGCAATTCCCAGGCGGTCAGCCGGGCTCCCTGCAGCAGGGGCCTGGTTTCATCGGCCAGCACTTCCAAAATCTTTCCACGTTCATGGGCAGCCCTGATCACCCCCAGGGCGGTCCCGTAGCCGGCACAAGC from Pseudomonadota bacterium encodes:
- the mtnA gene encoding S-methyl-5-thioribose-1-phosphate isomerase; protein product: MSFETISWQSEGVVMIDQTRLPLEELYVTCATAEEVARAIKSMVIRGAPAIGVAAAMGVALGMKKQLADVGETGFWDRFEPVCQLLAATRPTAVNLFWALDRMRKVWQRTVDSGLAAGKTVDVLINEACLIRREDIETNRKLGALGAEIVPENARVLTHCNAGALACAGYGTALGVIRAAHERGKILEVLADETRPLLQGARLTAWELQRERIPVTLITDNMAAYFIGKGMVDLVVVGADRIAANGDTANKIGTYGVAIIAREHQVPFYVAAPGSTIDFALDSGEKIPIEERDRQEVLAIGGQYIAPPEVAVYNPAFDVTPAKYITGIITEKGIFKPEELASFPS